The following proteins come from a genomic window of Suricata suricatta isolate VVHF042 chromosome 5, meerkat_22Aug2017_6uvM2_HiC, whole genome shotgun sequence:
- the MUC13 gene encoding mucin-13: MTGLCTQKRVKTEDDWREVISSLDCPTRTSKMKASPHLALLILLFVASAIQQITAASNSSSTTTATNARTTPPASSVASVSTLNTTLPSNPLTNNTTNASTTTTPTTPPASSVASVSTLKTTLPSNPLTNNTTNASTTTPTTPPASSVASVSTLKTTLPSNPLTNNTTNASTTTTPTTPPASSVASVSIVSSVATTTVLSTSKSSADANTTAPTPGSTSSGSNESAPVVTSPGLPTTQKDTGSSLVTVPQSNSSETVPSVTSGSVTSPKISTPNTASPGSGSLCQGAPCKGSSSCVGLNTTHFCLCSLGYYYDSSTCQKGKLFPGKITVKISETSGLGDKNSMDYQKLHVKVTNFFKSAFNKADFGQTVINEMSISPSARLETRTSDKDVAVEVVNIFALNAKVDEGSVTELIEKAIHDSTDGVTRYTPQNLCDFYNCEKENEKDNCDSGLLCKCKQGMERPNPQIPACVASAPKCPDNCNADHNKQCLVNKNGGNAECVCLSGYQKDDHGNCQACAFGYSGVNCEDRFQLILTIVGTIMGVLILGLVIGLIFSVRSKNSHKNIEEQNLIDHDFQNLRLKQTTGFSNLGADGGIFPKIRTNVSSQLHNPYANQRSMPRPDY, from the exons ATGACTGGACTTTGTACCCAAAAGAGAGTTAAAACTGAAGACGATTGGAGGGAAGTCATTTCCTCCTTGGATTGCCCCACGAGAACGTCTAAAATGAAAGCCTCTCCTCACCTGGCTCTTCTCATCCTCCTGTTTGTAGCCTCAG CCATCCAGCAAATCACAGCTGCTTCAAACAGCTCTTCCACTACTACTGCCACAAATGCTAGGACAACTCCACCTGCTTCCTCTGTGGCCTCTGTTTCTACATTGAACACAACTCTTCCAAGTAACCCTCTCACAAATAACACGACTAATGCTTCAACAACAACTACCCCAACAACTCCACCTGCTTCCTCTGTGGCCTCTGTTTCTACATTGAAAACAACTCTTCCAAGTAACCCTCTCACAAATAACACGACTAATGCTTCAACAACTACCCCAACAACTCCACCTGCTTCCTCTGTGGCCTCTGTTTCTACATTGAAAACAACTCTTCCAAGTAATCCTCTCACAAATAACACGACTAATGCTTCGACAACAACTACCCCAACAACTCCACCTGCTTCCTCTGTGGCCTCTGTTTCTATAGTGAGTTCAGTTGCAACCACCACTGTCCTGTCTACCAGTAAATCAAGCGCAGATGCAAACACAACTGCACCTACCCCTGGCTCCACGTCTTCTGGGAGTAATGAGTCAGCCCCAGTGGTTACTTCTCCAGGACTGCCAACAACACAGAAGGACACTGGGTCATCCCTCGTCACAGTCCCACAGAGTAATTCCTCAGAGACTGTCCCATCAGTGACTTCTGGCAGTGTCACTTCGCCTAAGATCAGCACCCCAAACACTGCTTCACCAG GTTCCGGCAGTCTTTGCCAAGGAGCTCCCTGTAAAGGCAGTTCTTCATGTGTAGGCCTGAATACTACCCATTTTTGCCTGTGTTCATTAGGATATTACTATGACTCTTCTACATGCCAAAAAG GAAAGCTATTCCCTGGAAAAATTACAGTCAAAATATCAGAAACATCTGGTTTGGGAGATAAAAATTCCATGGACTATCAAAAATTACATGTGAAAGTTACcaatttt TTTAAGAGTGCATTCAACAAGGCTGATTTTGGACAGACTGTAATTAATGAAATGAG catttctccTTCGGCAAGATTGGAAACACGCACTAGTGACAAGGATGTTGCTGTAGAAGTCGTAAACATTTTCGCACTAAATGCAAAGGTAGATGAGGGGAGTGTGACTGAACTCATTGAGAAAGCCATTCATGACAGCACAGATGGTGTTACAAGATATACTC CTCAAAACCTGTGTGATTTTTATAAttgtgaaaaggaaaatgagaaagacaacTGTGACAGTGGTTTGCTGTGTAAATGCAAGCAAGGGATGGAAAGACCTAACCCCCAGATCCCTGCGTGTGTTG CTTCTGCTCCAAAGTGTCCTGACAACTGCAATGCAGACCATAATAAGCAATGCTTAGTGAATAAGAATGGTGGGAACGCCGAATGTGTATGCCTCTCAGGCTACCAGAAAGATGATCACGGGAACTGTCAAGC GTGCGCCTTTGGCTACAGTGGAGTCAACTGTGAAGACA gatttCAGCTGATCCTCACTATTGTGGGCACCATCATGGGCGTCCTCATTCTCGGCCTGGTGATCGGACTGATCTTCTCAGTGAG ATCAAAGAACAGCCACAAGAATATCGAAGAACAGAACCTGATTGACCATGACTTTCAAAATCTGAGACTGAAGCAGACTACAGGCTTCAGCAATCTAGGAGCAGATGGGGGCATCTTCCCTAAAATCAGGACAAACGTCTCC